Below is a genomic region from Bacillota bacterium.
TCATCGGCGCCAGCGGCGCCATCGCCGGCGTGCTGGGCGCCTACCTGGTCAAGTACCCCTGGGCGCGGGTGACGACGGTCATCCCGCTGGGTTTCTTCATCGTGCCGCTCCACATCCCGGCCGCCGTCTTCCTCGTCTTCTGGTTCGCGGTCCAGTTCCTCTCCGGCGCCGCCAGCCTGGGCGTGGAGTACGCCTCGGGCGGGGTAGCCTACTGGGTGCACGTGGGCGGCTTCCTGGCCGGCGCCGCGCTGGTCTCGCTCTTCCAGACGGAGCGGACGGCGCCCTACACGCGGAGGTGAGCGGACTGGGGCGCGTGCTGGGCGTCGACGTGGGCGAGCGCCGCATCGGCCTGGCGCTCAGCGACCCGCTGGGCTGGACGGCGCAGCCGCTGATGACGCTCGTCCGGGCCGGGGAGGCGGAGACGCTGGAGGCGCTGAAGCGCCTCTGCCTCCGCCTGGACGTGGAGCGGATCGTGGTCGGCCTGCCGCGCACGCTGCGCGGCGAGCTGGGCCCGCAGGCGCGCCGGGTGGAGGCCTTCGCCCGGGCGCTGGCCGGGGCGACGGGGCTGCCGGTGGTCTTCGAGGACGAACGCCTGACCACGGTGGAGGCGGAGCGGGCCATGCTGGAGGCGGACCTCTCGCGGCGGCGGCGGCGGCAGGCCGTCGACCGGACGGCGGCGGCGCTCATCCTCCAGTCCTACCTGGAGCGGCGGCGGGCGGCGGGCGCGTCCGGGCCGGAGGCCGCCGGGGAGGGCCCGGAAGCCGGCCCGGAGCGGCCCGCGGGAGGCGGCGGAGGCGCCGACGCCTTCGATTGACGCCCCCAGGGGCGGTCACTAGAATGTGTGCGTGCTGTATGCGGCGGGGGAGCCCGCCGGGAGCGAGGTGAGTCCGTCATGGACGAGCAGGATCGGGAGGACCAGGATTTCGTGGTGTTGACGGACGAGAACGGGGAGGAGCATCGCTTCGAGCTCCTCGACGTGATCAGCGTGGATGCGAACGAGTACGCCGTCCTGGCCGATCCTGATTCGGAGAACGAGGCCTTCGTCCTGCGCATCGACACCGACGCCGAGGGGAACGAGACCCTGAGCGAGGTCCAGGACGAGGAGGAGTGGAAGCAGGTGGCCGAGGCCTGGGAGCGGCTCCAGGACGAGGACTGGGACGAAGAGGACGAGGACGACGAGGAGTGGGAAGAGGAGTTCGACGCCGACTACGAGGACGAGGAGGAGGCGGAGGACGACCTCGACGAGGAGGAGGACGAGGACGAGGAGGGTGACGACGGCAAGGGACCGCGCCGGACGGGGCGCTGAGCGCCTGGTGCCGATCCCCATCGCTCCCGGGGGGCGGCCCGCGCCGGGGAGAGCCGGTGCGGGCCGTCCCGTCTCCGGCGAGGCCCGGCGGCCCCCGCTGCCCCTGCGGGTCGCGAATGGCGAAGGCCGTAGAATGGAGAGAGATGGAGGGGGGAAGCCCGCGCGGGGGTGAGAGGCCATGGGGTTCAGCCTGTCCGACCTCTTCTGGCTCTTCCTGATCGTCGCCTCCTTCTCGCCGCTCCTGCAGCAGCACCTGCGCGAGTCGCGCCGCCTGGCGCTCATCCGGGCGCTGGAGCGGCGGCGGGGGAGCCGCGTCATCACGCTCATCCACCGCCAGGAGTCGCTGGCCTTCCTGGGCATCCCCATCAGCCGCTACATCGACATCGACGACTCCGAGGCCGTGCTCCGTGCCATCAAGCTGACGCCCGACGACATGCCGCTGGACATGGTGCTGCACACGCCGGGCGGGCTGGTGCTGGCGGCCGAGCAGATCGCCCACGCGCTGGTCCGGCGGAGCGGCCCGGTCACCGTCTTCGTCCCGCACTACGCCATGAGCGGCGGCACGCTCCTCGCCCTGGCCGCCGACGAGATCGTCATGGACGAGAACGCGGTCCTCGGCCCGGTCGACCCGCAGATCGGCCAGTATGCGGCCGCCGACATCCTCCGGGTGACCGAGCTGAAGCCGCCGGCCGAGATCGACGACGAGACGCTGATCCGGGCCGAGATGGCGCGCAAGGCGATGCGCCAGGTGTACGAGCTGGTGGTGGCCATCACCCGCGCCAACGGCATGGACGAGGAAGCGGCCGTCCGCGTCGCCGACACGCTCACCACCGGACGCTGGACGCACGACTACCCGCTGACGGTGGAGAAGGCGCGCGAGCTGGGCCTGCCCGTCCGCGTCGGCCTGCCGCCGGAGGTTTACGAGTTGATGGATCTCTACCCCCAGCCGGCGCAGCGGCGGCCCTCGGTCCAGTACGTCCCCATCCCCTACGAGCGCGAGCCGCGACTGCCGCGGCGCGGACGCTGACGCATCGAAAGACTGGAAAGCATACCGCCATCTGGAACATACGAGCGGCAGGAGCGCTCTGGCACGGCGTGGTAGCCCCTCTTGGGCTTCCTTTTCCAGGGGAAGCCAAGGAGGTGGCTTTCCTGTGCGCCGAAAGCTCGCCCTGCTGGCCGCCGGCCTCTGGCTGGTCGCCGGATGCGCCGCGCCCGCCCAGACCGGTGGCCAGGGCGGCGGCGGGGGCCAGGCGGCCCAGCCGGGGCCGGTGACCATCGTCTGGTCCTCGGGGCCGCTCTCCAACCTGGGCCTGCGCCAGCAGCTCATCGACATGTTCGAGCGGCAGCATCCGGAGATCCGGGTCCAGCTCAACCAGCTGCCCAACTCGACCGACACGCAGCGGAACACCTACGTGACGCAGATCTCCTCGGGCAGCCCGACGCCGGACGTCTACTCCGGCGACGTCATCTGGCCCGCCCAGTTCGCCTCCCATGGCTTGGCGCTGGCGCTGGACCGCTACTTCCCCAAGAGCTTCACGGACCAGCTGATCCCGGGCGCCGTCCAGGCGGACACCTTCCAGGGGAAGCTCTACGCCGTCCCCTGGTTCACCGACGCGGGCTTCCTCTACTACAGGAAGGACCTCCTGGAAAAGTACCACCTGCCCGTACCCGCCACCTGGGACCAGCTGCTCCAGGAGGCCGAGACGCTCCAGCGGCAGGGCGCCGTCCGCTACGGCTTCGTCTTCCAGGGCGCCCAGTATGAGGGCCTGGTCTGCGATTTCACCGAGATGCTGGCCGGGGCCGGCGGGCAGGTGTTGACGCCCGACGGCAAGGTGGTGCTCGACTCGCCGCAGGCCGTCCAGGCCGCCCGGTTCCTGCGCGAGCTGGTGCAGAGCGGCGTGGCGCCCGAGGCGGTCAGCACCTACCAGGAGCCCGACTCGCTCAACGTCTTCGCCAACGGCGACGCGGCCTTCCTGCGCAACTGGCCCTACGCCTGGGCGGTGCTCAACGATCCCCAGCAGTCCAAGGTGGTGGGCAAGGTGGGGATGGCAGTGCTGCCCGACTGGCCCGGCGGCACCCGCGGCCCGGCCGCCCTGGGCGGCTGGAACCTCTTCATCAACCCGCACTCCAAGCACGTTCGGGAGGCCGTCACCTTCATCCAGTTCCTGGTCGGCCCGGAGGCGCAGAAGTTCATCGCGCTCAAGGGCGGTCACCTGCCCGTCCTCCTCTCCACCTATGAGGACGCGCAGGTGCGGGCCGCCAACCCCTTCTTCGCGCTGAAGCCGACCATCGTGCCCCGGCCTAGCTGGACGCCCAACTACCCGGAGCTCTCCTCGCAGCTGCAGGTCTCGCTCCACCAGATCCTGACCGGGCAAGTCTCGCCGGCCGCCGGCATCCGCCAGGCGAGCCAGGCCATCCAGCAGCTGGTCCAGCAGCCGTGAGCGGAGGGGCGGAGGCGGCGGGGCCCCGGGGGCCCCCGGGGCTGCCCGGCCGTCCCGCCCTCCCGCCGGAAGGAGGGGACGGCCGCTGCGTCGCACCATGACGGGCTGGCTCCTGCTGGCTCCGGCGGCGCTGGTGGTGACCGGCGTCGCGCTCCTGCCCACGGCGCTGACGGTGGCGCAGAGCTTCGAGCGCGTCACCCTGGCGTCCGGCGGCTTCCGCGCCGCCTGGGCCGGCCTCGGAAACTACGCCTTTCTCCTCGCCAGCGACGAGTTCCGCCAGTCGCTGGGCTTCACCCTGCTCTTCACGCTGGCGACGGTGGCGGCCGAGCTGGTGCTGGGCCTCCTTCTCGCCCTGGCCGTCCACTCGGCCCTGCCGGGCCGGGGGCTGGTGCGGACGGTGCTGCTCGTCCCCTGGGCGCTGATCACCGTCGTCTCGGCCGAGGTCTGGCGGTTCATCGACGACGGCACCTACGGCGTGGCCAACGCCATCCTGATGGCACTGGGCCTGCTGGACCACCGCGTCACCTGGCTCAGCCAGCCGGACCTGGCGGTGGGCGCGATGATGGTGGCCGACGTCTGGAAGACGGTCCCCTTCGTCGGCCTCCTCCTCCTGGCGGGGCTCGAGACCATCCCCGAAGAGCTCCACGAGGCGGCGCGCATCGACGGCGCAGGCGGCTGGCGCGGCTTCTGGGGCGTCACGCTGCCGCTCCTCCGCCCCAGTCTCCTGCTGGCGCTCCTTTACCGGACGATCCAGGCCTTCGTCGGCCTTTTCGACCTGCCCTTCGTCCTGACGGGCGGAGGGCCCGGCTACGCCACCGAGTCGGTGGCCATCTACGCCTGGAAGCAGATGTTCCAGAACCTCCGCTTCGGAGAGGGGGCGGCGGCCAGCGTCTTCGCCTTTCTGGTGGCGCTCTTGCTGGCGCTGGTCTACGTGCGTGTGGTGGCGCCCTCCGCCCTGGGAGGGGAGGAGCCGTGAGGCGCCTCCGCCGCCTGACGCTCCGCCTGGCCCAGGCGGTGCTGCTGGCCGCCATCCTGCTCTTCGTCCTCGGGCCGGTCTTCTGGATGCTCTCCGCTTCCTTTACCCGGCCCGTCGACCTGAGCAGCTGGCCGCCGCACCTCCTGCCTCCGGTAGCGACGTGGGCCAACTACCGGGAGGCCGTCACCTCCCAGGACTTCGGCCTCTACCTGCGCAACAGCGCCGTCGTCTCCCTGGCCGCCACGTTCTGGACGCTCCTTCTGGGGGCGCTGGCCGCCTACCCGCTGGGGCGGATGCGCCTGCCCGGCCGCCAGCTCATCCTCCTCGCCGTGCTCGGGCTGAGCATGTTCCCCTCGCTGGCGGTGCTCCTGCCCCTCTTCTCGCTCCTCCAGCGCCTGGGCTGGCTGAACAGCTACCCGGCCCTCATCCTGCCGTACACGGCCTTCAACCTGCCCATCACCATCTGGATCCTGGCCACCTTCTTCCGCGGCATCCCGCGCGAGCTGGAGGAGGCGGCCCAGGTGGACGGTGCCGGGTTGGCCACGGTGCTGGGGCGCGTCATCCTCCCCCTGGCCGGCCCGGGCCTGGGGACGGCGGGCATCCTGGTCTTCATCGCCGACTGGACCGAGTTCCTCTTCGCCCTCACCTTCAACAGCGAGAGCGCCATGCGGACGCTGCCGGTGGGCATCGCGCTCTTCGGGGGCCAGTATCTGCTCCCCTGGGGGACGATCTTCGCCGGCGCGGCCATCGCCATCCTGCCGCCCGTGCTGCTGGTCGTCCTCTTCCAGCGCTGGGTGGTGGCCGGGCTGACCGCCGGCGCGCTGAAGGGGTAGCGCCGGCCCCGCTCCGGAGCCGCCCGGCCCCTCTTCCGGGGCGGCGCGCGGGCGGGTAGGATGCGGGCAGCAGCGCCCGCGGGGCTGCCCGCCGGGCTCGCGAGGTGAGCCTTCACGCGCGCGAAGTGGCTCTGGACCGGTCTCCTCGCCTTGGGGCTGGTCGCCGCCGGCTGGCTGGTCGACACCTTCCCCACGGCCCCCGGGGGAGCCCCCCCGCCGCCCGGCCCCCGGCAGGCCGCCCGCCCGGCGAGGCCGGCGGGCGCGCCGCGGCCGCCGGCGCCGCACGTGGCCAGCGCCGGGACGCCGGCGGGGGTGCCGATCCTCATGTACCACGAGATCGGCCTGCCGCCCCGCCGCGGCTGGCCGGGGCTCTACGTCAGCCCGGCGGACTTCGCCCGGCAGATGGCCTACCTGGCCGCGGCCGGCTTCCACCCGCTCACCCTGGAGGGCTGGTACGGCGACCTGGCGCATGGGCGGCCGCTGCCGCCGCGCCCGGTGATCATCACCTTCGACGACGGCTACGCGGGCGTCTACCGGAACGCCCTCCCGGTCCTGGAACGGTACCGCTTCCCGGCCGTCCTCAACCTGCAGGTGGGCCTGGTGGGGCGGCCCGGCGCCCTCACGCTGGAGGAAGTGAAGGCGCTGGCCCGGGCGGGCTTCGAGATCGACGCGCACACGGTCAGCCACCCCGACCTGACGCGCCTCGGCGCGGCGGCGGTGGCCTATCAGCTCGACGCCTCGCGCGCCTGGATCCGCCAGAGGCTCGGGCAGCCGGCCGACTTCTTCGCCTACCCGTC
It encodes:
- a CDS encoding ABC transporter substrate-binding protein, giving the protein MRRKLALLAAGLWLVAGCAAPAQTGGQGGGGGQAAQPGPVTIVWSSGPLSNLGLRQQLIDMFERQHPEIRVQLNQLPNSTDTQRNTYVTQISSGSPTPDVYSGDVIWPAQFASHGLALALDRYFPKSFTDQLIPGAVQADTFQGKLYAVPWFTDAGFLYYRKDLLEKYHLPVPATWDQLLQEAETLQRQGAVRYGFVFQGAQYEGLVCDFTEMLAGAGGQVLTPDGKVVLDSPQAVQAARFLRELVQSGVAPEAVSTYQEPDSLNVFANGDAAFLRNWPYAWAVLNDPQQSKVVGKVGMAVLPDWPGGTRGPAALGGWNLFINPHSKHVREAVTFIQFLVGPEAQKFIALKGGHLPVLLSTYEDAQVRAANPFFALKPTIVPRPSWTPNYPELSSQLQVSLHQILTGQVSPAAGIRQASQAIQQLVQQP
- the ruvX gene encoding Holliday junction resolvase RuvX, with protein sequence MGRVLGVDVGERRIGLALSDPLGWTAQPLMTLVRAGEAETLEALKRLCLRLDVERIVVGLPRTLRGELGPQARRVEAFARALAGATGLPVVFEDERLTTVEAERAMLEADLSRRRRRQAVDRTAAALILQSYLERRRAAGASGPEAAGEGPEAGPERPAGGGGGADAFD
- a CDS encoding sugar ABC transporter permease; the protein is MTGWLLLAPAALVVTGVALLPTALTVAQSFERVTLASGGFRAAWAGLGNYAFLLASDEFRQSLGFTLLFTLATVAAELVLGLLLALAVHSALPGRGLVRTVLLVPWALITVVSAEVWRFIDDGTYGVANAILMALGLLDHRVTWLSQPDLAVGAMMVADVWKTVPFVGLLLLAGLETIPEELHEAARIDGAGGWRGFWGVTLPLLRPSLLLALLYRTIQAFVGLFDLPFVLTGGGPGYATESVAIYAWKQMFQNLRFGEGAAASVFAFLVALLLALVYVRVVAPSALGGEEP
- a CDS encoding carbohydrate ABC transporter permease — translated: MLSASFTRPVDLSSWPPHLLPPVATWANYREAVTSQDFGLYLRNSAVVSLAATFWTLLLGALAAYPLGRMRLPGRQLILLAVLGLSMFPSLAVLLPLFSLLQRLGWLNSYPALILPYTAFNLPITIWILATFFRGIPRELEEAAQVDGAGLATVLGRVILPLAGPGLGTAGILVFIADWTEFLFALTFNSESAMRTLPVGIALFGGQYLLPWGTIFAGAAIAILPPVLLVVLFQRWVVAGLTAGALKG
- a CDS encoding DUF1292 domain-containing protein encodes the protein MDEQDREDQDFVVLTDENGEEHRFELLDVISVDANEYAVLADPDSENEAFVLRIDTDAEGNETLSEVQDEEEWKQVAEAWERLQDEDWDEEDEDDEEWEEEFDADYEDEEEAEDDLDEEEDEDEEGDDGKGPRRTGR